From Qipengyuania psychrotolerans:
GCGCAGATCGGCTGGTACGGCACGGCGATGCTTTGCTACGTCACGCCGAAGGAACACCTCGGCCTGCCCGACCGCGACGATGTGAAGGTGGGCGTGGTCACCTACAAGCTGGCCGCCCACGCTGCCGATTTGGCCAAGGGCCACCCCGCGGCACAGGTTCGCGACGATGCCCTGTCAAAAGCGCGCTTCGAGTTTCGCTGGCGCGACCAGTTCAACCTCAGCCTTGACCCGGACACGGCCGAGGAATTTCACGACCAGACGCTCCCCGCAGAAGGCGCCAAGACCGCGCATTTCTGCTCCATGTGCGGCCCGAAATTCTGCTCGATGAAGATCAGCCAGGAAGTGCGCGATTTTGCCAGCAAGCAGAACCAGAGCGCCGACGGCTTCCTTGAAAGCGAGAAATGGGGCGCGGACACCGCCGAAGCGAGCCGCAAGGCCGCCGAGCAAGGCATGCGCGAGATGAGCGAGCTGTACAAAGCCAAGGGCGACAAGCTGTATTTGCCGGAAGAGGAAACCGAATGATGACGATGCGCCCCAAATTACTCGCCGCCGCGCTTGCGCTCGGCCTTGCTGCACCCGCGCTGGCCGATGGCCACGAAGCGGGCAGCAAGCACACAATCATGCCCGAGGACGAGGGCGCGCGCGCCTTCATGGAGCAATTCGGCTTTTCCGAAGCAGTGATCCACGGCGATACCGTTTATCTGTCGGGCGTGATCCTCGGCCCCGCGCCCGAAGGGATGACCCGCGAAGAAGCTTACGAGCGCAGCTTCCAGTATCTCGGCACCGTGCTCGAACGGGCCGGGTCGAGCTGGGACGACGTGATCGACATCACCACCTACCATGTCGATATAGACGCCTCGATGCCCGCGCTGGCGGCGGTGAAAAACCGCTATGTCAAAGCGCCATTCCCGGCCTGGACCGCGATCGACGTCGACCGCCTCTATGCCGCCGAGGGCGAAGTGGAAATCAAGATCACCGCGCGGGTAACGCCGATGTAGGGATCGCACCTGCTGCAAGGTGAGATAGGCAGGAAGCATGCGACTTCGGCGCCAAGCAGAACCAGAGCGCCGACGGCTTCCTCAAAAGCGAGAAGTGGAGCGGGGACAACGCCGAAGCGAGCCGCAAGGCCGCCGAGGAAGGAATATGCGAGATGAGCAAGGTCTATAAAGACATCGGCGAGCGGTTGTATTAACCGGAGGACTAGGATTGGGCCCCCTCGCATAGCGTTGCGGATTGACGCTAGAAGGTTTGCCCTGCCTCCTCAAGTCGTCTCATTAGCATCGAGATGAAGCTCAGGTGCTCTAGACAGAGTGACTGCTCATCGCGAATGGAAGCGTCGTGACCTCTCGGATTCCGTATCGCCCAAACGAGCCCTACAAACAGTGACATGTAGCCTTTTTGCTCAGTCTTCTCGGTTTCGTTCGAAAGGGCGTTTAACGCCATTTTTGGATTCTTGTCGTTAAATGCCTGCTGCATAAGGGCCGCACCGGACAACTCTAGACCTGACATTTTCGCAACGCGCCGGTCTACAAACTTTGCGGCATGAAACGTGGCTTCAGCATAGTGGGCGTCATCGAAGAGCTTAGTTACTTTTTTTGGTAGCTTGGTGTGAATGTCCCTAATGACGAAGGGGTGTTGGTCTCCTTCTTGGGAGGCTGGCTCGTCCGTGAAGAACGATACATTTCTGACAACCCATTCGAATTGCTCAAGAATTGCCATCGATCAGATTCTTTTTAATACTAGCGAAGATATGATCGTAAGCATCTTTTGAAGCATTCGCCGGCAGGTTGACCTCAACACGAACCGTAAGCGCTACGTCCGATCCGCTTCGCGGAACGACGACTTTTTCGGCAGGTTTTGGCGGCTTTTGAGCTCCCTCATTCACACGCGGTTCTAGAGTTACCTTCTTTTTTGAGACTTTGTTTGGCCCTCGCGGTCCGCGCGTGAGAATTTCCTCTTCGCGCTTCCCACTCAGCGAGGCCAAAGTCTGGAAAGTAATAGCCTGCCTCTTCCCGACAACTGCGCTAGTACCGTCGGAACGTCTGAAGAAAGAAATCAGATCATCTTGATTTGCGTTCCAAGCTCCGTTCGACCTGAGTTCGAATAGATCAGAATATGCAGATTCAACTAACTCTGAGAGTTTTTCACCAAATTCTTGATCGTCATGCAGCGAAAATAGATCTTGCCCGATTTGAGTGCGTTTGTTTTCTTGGTTCACCGCTTCGAGATACTTTAGCACATTTATGACGCCGTTTTCATTGCCAGAAGCAATCGCAAGCTTCTTCAATGTGTCCGAGTCAATTTTAGCTGGGAACGATTGTCGAAATTGACTGATGGCTGATTGAAGAATTCCGCCACTTGGCACATATGGGTGAGACATTTTTAGAATTCCTCGATGTAAAAGTGCAGCCGCTGCACTTTTTTAGCACTGAGTTATAAAGTGAGATGAAGTTGCTATAGTCAAGGTTGCGCCGCCAACCCCTCCACTGACGCCGTAGCTCATCCGTCATTGTGTCCCCCCGCGATTACATCGCGAAAGCCGGAATCTGCTTTTCTCAGCGCTTCCTTCTTTACCGCGTTCCGGGCGGTGTTGCTTTCGTGAGGATGGATTACTTGTTATTTTGACGCGTGCACCAACCGGTACTGCGAATTAAGCCTACAAAAGCACGGTATGGACAAAGGTACTCAAACAAGAAATTCTTTTCGATAGCTGTCATAGGCTAGAAGGCGCGGGAATTTGGGGAGAACGTCAACCGGCTCCTCTCCATCTTCAGCGCTGAAGAATCTCGAAAAAACAACGCAGCAATCGGCAAGATCCTTCTTGCTCAGGTTCTTGTTCAGTGGGGGCCGCAGATATGCGATTAGAGCGTGTTCAGCGGCAGCGTGGTCGGTGCGATGCCGCTTGATTCGGCGCCCGCTTGCTCCGCGTGTCCTAACCTCCCCGATGTAAAACCGTTTGTTGTCGGGATGCGCGAGTTTCTCGTGATTGTTAAATCGTGAGTTTGGTCTCTCAGTCAATCCTATGTATCCGATCCGGTTGTGAGACTGGACTGACATATAAAGACAACAAGTCCCGTCGTCGAAATCGGTTGCTTCGCGTTTCAGTTCATCCTTGGAATGGTACGGACCGTACCAATCGACTATGATCGCTTCAGGCATAATGTGACCTAGAAATTATTGACTTAATTTCCGTAGCGAACCTCCAGCTTTCCTACACTAATAAAATCTGCCCTATCCTTGCCAATGAGCAAGCATGATCCCTCAATCACTCCGGCCAGCCGCCGCCATGATGGCTGGTCGCTCGCCAAGCAGGCGGCGTTCTTGCGCCAGCTTTCCGCCACGCACTCGGTCTCGGCGGCGGCGAAGTCGGTGGGGATGAGCCGCCAGTCGGCCTATCGCTTGCGCTCCAAGCTGAAGGGGCAGGCGTTCGATCTTGCGTGGGAGGTGGCGTTTCATCATTCCTACGATGTGCTCGCCCATGCGGCGCTCGACCGGGCGCTGAACGGGGTGGAAGTGCCGGTGTTCTTCCAGGGCGAGCAGGTCGGCAGCTATCGCAAATATGACGAGCGGCTGACGGTGGCGCTGCTGGGCAAGATGACACTGGGCGGCAATCCGGCGCTGGGGCGGCTCGCCCCGCAGGCGGAATGTCATGCGCGCGATTTCGAAGGACTGCTGGCGCAGCTGGAAGCGGGGGATGCGGTGTGCACCGGCGCACCCGGGCCGGACGATCCGGGCGAGCTGGCCGCCTTGCGCCAGTTCGGGAGCGGACGGGCGCTGCGTGACGCGCTGGACCACGATGGCGAGGATGATTGGGCCGAGGACGAGGATGAGGGTGAGAGCGGCGCCCCGATCCACTGTCCGTCCGCCCTTGGCGACGAGGAATTAATCGAGATTTTGCAGCAGGGTAGCGCCCGCCGGGAAAAGTGACACGGTGTCACCTTCGTCCGGCGGGCGGGTTATGTCGGCGTGATCGCTATTACTGCGGAATGTCGAAATCGCCTTCGTCCTCGCCGTCCCAATAGGCGGCGCGGGTCGAATGGACGTGCAGCATGACCATGCCTTCGGTGTCCACGCCGTTTTCGAACCAGCGTTCGAGGTCTTCGACCCAGTGCTGTTTGAATGCATCCTTGTTGCGGACGACCTCGGCCTTGCCTTCCACCGAGATGAAGATGCCCGGTGCGCCTTGCGGGGAAGGTGCGCCCTGGAAGGACAGGCCGACTTTGGGGTTGGACTTGATATCGTCCACCATGCGGCAATCTTCCCACGTGAAATAATAGCTGTCGCCATCGAAATCGACCTGGCGGTTATTGCTCATCGGGCGCGCGCCGATCTGGCCGTCTGCCGTGTGCGTGTTGAGCATGGCAAAATCGATATCTTTCATCGCCTTGGCGATGTGGTCCAGATGCTGTTGCGGGGTCTTGTCTGTCATGGTGCGCTCCTGAGTTGGTGTTACATCGACAGCGGTTGAGCCATGTCGCCGTTCCCCGGATCGCGGGGTATCCACCAAAGCGCTGTCCCCGCAGCGCATCTGCCGCTAGGGCGCACGCCTACTCGCAGGAGACATCATGGCCGACCTTTACCGCAAGAACCTGGAATCCGAACGCCGGCAGCTGTGGGCCACGTGCCGGCTCAAGGGTTTGGCGAAAGACACGCCGCAGCGCCTGCGTATCGTTGAAATCGACCGGCTATTGGCGGAACACAAGGCCAAGCAGTCCAAGCCGGATTGAGACTTCGCGCAAATCCTGCGGCGTCTTGCGGACCTGCCGGATTTGCGTTGGAAGGCGCCGCGCAGTATTCATGCGGCAGGGTCGCTCCGGAAGGAGGGCCATGTCATGCTTGGCAAATACACCTATCTGCAGGTCGCACTGTTCGTATTCGGCGTTATTTTCTGCCTGATATATCCGCTCGCGCTGGTCTGGCCCGCGGGATGGGCGTGGCACGAAGGTGCGCCGCTGAGCAATAATTACTACGCCATGATTGTCGGCGTATATGCGACGCTGGGCATCTTCCTGATCCGCGCGTCCGCCCAGCCTTCTGCCCACCGCTCGCTGATCTGGTTCACCATCTGGTCGAGCGTGGTCCACGCGGCGGTCATGGCGATACAGGCTGTCCAGCAACCCATGCATGGGGGCCATCTTCTGGGCGATGTGCCGGCGCTCTTGCTGGTGGCAGTAGTATTGGGCGTGCTGCAACGAGGCGGTGCAGCGGCCGACGCAAGCTAAGCACATGGCCAGCTAGAAGTAACGATCCGACTGGCGCTTGCACTGCAGGCGCCAGTCGATCAGCTCTTACGAGTTCTTCATGTTCTCAAGCCCCTTGATCGTCCCGGCCTTCAGGCTGGGGTTCGATGCGTTGGTCTTGACCTTTTCTTTCTTGGGTTTGCGCGCTTCACGGGTTTTCTTCTGTTGGCCTTTGGCCATGATCGGTTCCAATCGGGGCGGTATGCCCCCGCCGCCAGCGATACTCGCAATCATGGCGCTACCCTGCATGAATTCGGCAGAATGGGCGAAGGATCCGCTGCCTTAGCGCTTCTTCACGAACTCCGCGCGCAGCACCAGGCCCTTGATCCCGGGGTATTTGCAGTCGATTTCCTGTGCGTCGCCGGTCAGACGGATAGAGGGGATCAGCGTGCCCTGCTTCAGCGTCTTGCCCGCGCCCTTCACGGTAAGATCCTTAATCAGCGTGACCTGGTCGCCATCGGCCAGCAGATTGCCCACCGCATCGCGAACCTCCACCTGATCGGCTTTCGCCTGGAGGGCAGCGAGTTCCGAAGCGGGCAGCCATTCGCCGCTGTCTTCGTCATAGACATAGTCTTCATCGGGAGTGCTCATCGCCGCGCTGTGCGCTGGCACGGGCGAAAAGTCGAGAGGGCGCAGTCTCGTTAGTTGGCTGGCTGCTGCGTCATGCGGACCAGCCCCCAGTCATAGCCCAATTCCTTTACG
This genomic window contains:
- a CDS encoding RidA family protein, giving the protein MMTMRPKLLAAALALGLAAPALADGHEAGSKHTIMPEDEGARAFMEQFGFSEAVIHGDTVYLSGVILGPAPEGMTREEAYERSFQYLGTVLERAGSSWDDVIDITTYHVDIDASMPALAAVKNRYVKAPFPAWTAIDVDRLYAAEGEVEIKITARVTPM
- a CDS encoding alkylphosphonate utilization protein — encoded protein: MSTPDEDYVYDEDSGEWLPASELAALQAKADQVEVRDAVGNLLADGDQVTLIKDLTVKGAGKTLKQGTLIPSIRLTGDAQEIDCKYPGIKGLVLRAEFVKKR
- a CDS encoding pyridoxamine 5'-phosphate oxidase family protein, translated to MTDKTPQQHLDHIAKAMKDIDFAMLNTHTADGQIGARPMSNNRQVDFDGDSYYFTWEDCRMVDDIKSNPKVGLSFQGAPSPQGAPGIFISVEGKAEVVRNKDAFKQHWVEDLERWFENGVDTEGMVMLHVHSTRAAYWDGEDEGDFDIPQ
- a CDS encoding DUF6632 domain-containing protein; translated protein: MLGKYTYLQVALFVFGVIFCLIYPLALVWPAGWAWHEGAPLSNNYYAMIVGVYATLGIFLIRASAQPSAHRSLIWFTIWSSVVHAAVMAIQAVQQPMHGGHLLGDVPALLLVAVVLGVLQRGGAAADAS
- a CDS encoding TIGR02391 family protein; translated protein: MAILEQFEWVVRNVSFFTDEPASQEGDQHPFVIRDIHTKLPKKVTKLFDDAHYAEATFHAAKFVDRRVAKMSGLELSGAALMQQAFNDKNPKMALNALSNETEKTEQKGYMSLFVGLVWAIRNPRGHDASIRDEQSLCLEHLSFISMLMRRLEEAGQTF
- a CDS encoding DUF5343 domain-containing protein, whose product is MSHPYVPSGGILQSAISQFRQSFPAKIDSDTLKKLAIASGNENGVINVLKYLEAVNQENKRTQIGQDLFSLHDDQEFGEKLSELVESAYSDLFELRSNGAWNANQDDLISFFRRSDGTSAVVGKRQAITFQTLASLSGKREEEILTRGPRGPNKVSKKKVTLEPRVNEGAQKPPKPAEKVVVPRSGSDVALTVRVEVNLPANASKDAYDHIFASIKKNLIDGNS